A portion of the Acidobacteriaceae bacterium genome contains these proteins:
- a CDS encoding TonB-dependent receptor — protein sequence MVPTIFGAVQGFLPAAAHAQMTSGNVVGTVKDPAGAAIPNAAVSVRSQATGVTVRVVANAQGQYRAENLLPGLYDVTSSASGFATTTVKGVTVTINTSATRDVAMGVGSSTASVEVDTDSGVALDTTTQNLTTTFEPEELATLPVASTGEGVLNTSLLAPGVGSTGGIGIGVGPSIGGKRPRNNNFTIEGIDNNNKSVTGPLVYVPNDAVGEFTLITTQFSPEFGHSSGGQFNTNVLSGTNKFHGKLYEYFRNRNLDAAEVSEGVKQSAVPRYDFNRYGGQIGGPVLKDKLFFFVNYERNTIGQNESYNICTPTAAGLQMIQGLSTVAGFSQNNITQYLKYTQAATNLASDATLNACGAAALNISSGHADASGNNTGTSQATIPVGSLPINSPYFTNMDTLTTSADYTMSSKDSFRLRYVYNTEGTTDIAANLPTFWQSTPYKYHLVALSEYHNFTPNLINEARIGFNRFENTINSGNYSYPGLDQFPNLQFFDQGYLQYGPDPNAPQFTIQNLYQITDNVHYTHGRHTMAFGFDGRKYISPQGFTQRARGDYEYSLLSDFLHDYAPDANGVGERSTGNQTYYGDQTQLYGYANDTWRATDKLTLNFGVRYEFTSVPVGERAQALNSGASTSVLTIGAPQPSYVSWAPRLGIEYAPDNKTSIRFGYGIAYDTLFDNLGTLSFPPQYSSTQDVGQASSSVNYGDPNFLANGGLPPGNGSGVTVLSPADAIAATSAFVPNQVVPYSENYTLTIEREISKGVTAMIGYVGNRGIHLPVQDQLNIQPRTTTANYLPTFVNGAAINGKGTAATTLAAINAQSNIRPDFLAAGYTSVITSYQPWGSSNYNGLLANVKGRIHGLQLNASYTFSKAMDDSTAEVFSTTLTPRRPQNPRDMRSEYSRSALDHTHRLTLEANYKIQPFHDNANWMLKNLVGNWVVSPIYTYESPEYATVLGGSNGLLTGDGAYVGRTIINPNGVKGTGSTVTAITDVNGNTTGYTADNPNAYYIQAGGGAMPNSGRNTMPGRPTNNLDLSAFKRFTAYDHYTIEFGAQAFNALNHAQYLPGSVDDVNAYSYTGLEYVTVGNAAFNHPEKVFSNNPRILQLSAKFLF from the coding sequence GTGGTACCAACAATTTTCGGAGCTGTTCAGGGCTTTCTCCCTGCTGCTGCTCACGCCCAGATGACCAGCGGTAACGTGGTCGGTACGGTCAAGGACCCCGCAGGGGCTGCTATTCCGAACGCTGCCGTGAGCGTTCGCAGTCAGGCCACTGGCGTCACTGTCCGTGTGGTCGCCAATGCTCAGGGGCAGTACCGCGCTGAGAATTTGCTGCCTGGTTTGTATGACGTCACCAGTTCAGCTTCTGGCTTTGCCACCACGACGGTCAAAGGCGTGACGGTTACGATCAACACCAGCGCGACCCGTGATGTTGCAATGGGTGTAGGCTCCAGCACCGCTAGCGTAGAAGTCGATACCGACTCTGGCGTTGCTCTTGACACCACCACGCAGAACCTCACGACGACCTTTGAGCCTGAAGAGTTGGCAACGCTCCCCGTCGCCTCCACTGGCGAGGGCGTTTTGAATACCTCGCTGCTCGCCCCCGGTGTTGGATCGACCGGTGGCATCGGCATCGGTGTTGGCCCGTCTATCGGTGGTAAGCGTCCGCGTAACAACAATTTCACGATCGAAGGCATCGACAACAACAACAAGTCTGTCACCGGTCCCCTCGTCTACGTTCCGAACGACGCTGTCGGTGAGTTCACGCTCATCACCACGCAGTTCTCGCCTGAATTCGGTCACTCTTCCGGTGGTCAGTTCAACACCAACGTTCTCTCGGGCACAAACAAGTTTCACGGCAAGCTGTATGAGTACTTCCGCAACCGCAACCTCGATGCGGCTGAAGTCTCTGAAGGTGTGAAGCAGTCGGCCGTGCCTCGTTACGACTTCAATCGTTACGGCGGACAGATCGGCGGTCCGGTTCTCAAGGACAAGCTCTTCTTCTTTGTGAATTACGAGCGCAACACCATTGGTCAGAACGAGTCCTATAACATTTGCACTCCGACCGCAGCTGGTTTGCAAATGATTCAGGGACTTTCGACCGTTGCTGGTTTTTCTCAGAACAACATCACGCAGTATTTGAAGTACACGCAAGCTGCAACAAATCTTGCTAGCGACGCAACTCTGAACGCTTGCGGTGCCGCCGCGTTGAACATCAGCAGCGGTCATGCCGACGCTTCCGGCAACAATACCGGTACGTCACAGGCGACCATCCCTGTTGGATCGCTCCCCATCAACTCACCGTACTTCACCAACATGGACACGCTGACCACCAGCGCGGATTACACCATGTCGTCAAAGGACTCCTTCCGTCTCCGCTACGTGTACAACACGGAAGGCACCACAGATATCGCTGCAAATCTGCCGACATTCTGGCAGAGCACCCCGTACAAGTACCATCTCGTGGCTCTCTCCGAATACCACAACTTCACGCCGAACCTGATCAACGAAGCGCGTATTGGTTTCAACCGCTTTGAGAACACGATCAACTCCGGTAACTACTCTTACCCGGGTCTTGATCAGTTCCCGAACTTGCAGTTCTTCGATCAGGGCTATCTTCAGTATGGTCCTGACCCGAACGCACCTCAATTCACCATTCAAAACCTTTACCAGATCACGGACAACGTCCATTACACACACGGCCGTCACACGATGGCCTTTGGCTTCGATGGTCGTAAGTACATCTCGCCGCAGGGATTCACGCAACGCGCTCGCGGTGACTATGAATACTCGCTCCTGAGCGACTTCCTCCACGATTACGCTCCGGATGCAAACGGTGTTGGCGAACGCTCGACAGGTAACCAGACCTATTACGGCGACCAGACGCAGCTCTACGGCTATGCAAACGACACATGGCGCGCCACCGACAAGCTCACGTTGAACTTCGGTGTTCGTTATGAGTTCACCTCGGTCCCCGTCGGTGAGCGTGCTCAGGCCCTCAATTCCGGTGCTTCTACCTCGGTCCTCACCATTGGCGCTCCTCAGCCGTCTTATGTGAGCTGGGCACCTCGTCTCGGCATCGAGTACGCACCGGACAACAAGACCTCCATCCGCTTTGGCTACGGCATCGCGTATGACACCCTCTTCGATAACCTGGGAACCCTTTCTTTCCCTCCGCAGTATTCCTCGACGCAGGATGTAGGTCAGGCCTCCTCGAGCGTTAACTACGGTGATCCGAACTTCCTCGCGAACGGCGGCCTTCCTCCCGGAAATGGTTCAGGCGTAACTGTCCTTTCGCCTGCAGACGCCATTGCTGCAACCTCGGCTTTTGTTCCTAACCAGGTTGTTCCTTACTCGGAGAACTACACGCTTACCATCGAGCGTGAGATCAGCAAGGGCGTAACGGCAATGATCGGATACGTGGGCAACCGCGGCATCCATCTCCCCGTGCAGGATCAGCTCAACATTCAGCCTCGCACGACCACGGCGAACTACCTTCCCACCTTTGTCAATGGCGCTGCCATTAACGGCAAGGGCACGGCGGCGACAACACTTGCTGCTATCAATGCTCAGTCGAACATCCGTCCTGACTTCCTTGCAGCTGGATATACCAGCGTCATTACTTCCTACCAGCCATGGGGCAGCTCAAACTATAACGGCCTGCTTGCCAATGTGAAGGGCCGCATCCATGGCCTTCAATTGAATGCGTCGTACACCTTCTCCAAGGCAATGGACGACTCAACCGCTGAAGTGTTCTCCACCACGCTGACACCCCGCCGTCCTCAGAACCCCCGCGACATGCGCTCTGAGTACAGCCGTTCTGCGCTTGACCACACCCACCGCTTAACCCTCGAAGCCAACTACAAGATCCAGCCTTTCCATGACAACGCCAACTGGATGCTGAAGAACCTCGTCGGCAACTGGGTCGTATCGCCCATCTACACCTATGAGTCTCCTGAGTACGCCACCGTTCTCGGCGGCAGCAACGGCCTGCTCACTGGTGATGGCGCCTACGTTGGACGTACGATCATCAACCCCAACGGTGTAAAGGGAACCGGTTCTACGGTTACCGCTATCACTGACGTGAACGGCAACACGACCGGCTATACGGCTGATAACCCCAATGCCTACTACATCCAGGCGGGCGGCGGTGCTATGCCGAATTCTGGCCGTAACACCATGCCAGGACGTCCCACCAACAACCTCGATCTGTCAGCGTTCAAGCGCTTCACGGCTTATGACCACTACACCATCGAGTTTGGTGCTCAGGCTTTCAATGCTCTCAACCACGCCCAGTACCTGCCGGGTTCGGTCGATGACGTGAACGCTTACAGCTACACCGGGCTCGAGTACGTCACTGTCGGTAACGCTGCCTTCAATCATCCTGAAAAGGTCTTCAGCAACAACCCCCGAATTCTTCAGCTTTCGGCGAAGTTCCTCTTCTAA
- a CDS encoding chitobiase/beta-hexosaminidase C-terminal domain-containing protein, translated as MAFAERDRLRPVPFFLVHRINFRSQEIHREHRTPPCPILLSLSPIAFLLSGCTASHVSPATTSRIALAGKLYGGEQPIFGSVIHLYAVNESIVAGASTDLLTTTVTTDSNGNFNYSGDYSCPTPNTLVYLAAVGGDSGALANNAVQTSLAAVGACSSLATTNYFVLMNEVTTVATVRGLKGYIADYDHIGATDLSALTNAFTTVTEYANINTGTAPGAALPTGYDASSNDLRTLANIVQTCVNSTGSIASDQPCGTFFTLAQGTAQNAPADTIQALVDIFNTPTNNVAALFARQPATPAFLPNDSAAPIDWSLPILQLPSTPVFSPAGGTFTAAQTVGITDSNPAAVIYYTTDGTTPTASSSIYSGPITLSASTTLNAVAIVRSRLVSGVTSGIFTITSSSPTLPAVSLSSITVGAGTTTPVTITATSSIDGYVVTFGDDGSIDGTFSPTKCTITAGSCSVSYIPTGSLAVGTYTNALAARFDGSANSELAYSTLTLTPSYNYTLLHSLGTTDGIQPYDGLIQAADGNFYGTTSEDGYLYGTVFKMTPAGVFSVLHDFASDGSEGVTLYGGVVQGSDGSFYGTAEKGGANGDGTVFKITSSGAFTLLHSFTGTDGSIPMAELLQASEGNFCGTTYQGGENGDGTVFKITPTGTFTLLHSFIGTDGNEIWSALIQGADGSLYGTLSSGGTTSVSTVYKITTAGVFTSIPPTQGTNIGAGSVAPLFLASDGNFYGTTSAGAAGAEGTVFQLTPSGTMTSIHSFSGEGYFPYAGLVQGMDGSLYGTTHLQDGNIFKIAPVPVLSAPVVISAPSVVTPGASFSLTATVSNAYSTTLKTCFASVTSSSGVFTNLGAVTGSTTSTNTTLTAPSTSGSYTLSLTCGGQESSNTPLTVQGTAALPLFSLAAGTYTGPQTVSITSATSPATIYYTVDGSTPTTSSLVYTSPLTVSSSMTIKALTVATGYTNSPVNSAAYIITSTTALLSNVTSDYGSTTPQTLTASSPAEGSVVTFGTAGSIGGSFSPTTCTIAAGICSVNYTPSATLAAGPTRQTSPQVSTLPAVMQRPPLPVRSSLLRQRAIRSFTLSQAPPSPAPRRLTVPFPLSDSFKARMAISMARPMPVELTPSARSSKSLSMAPVIACSIPLPARLSLARNS; from the coding sequence TTGGCATTTGCCGAACGGGACAGGCTCCGGCCTGTCCCGTTTTTTCTCGTACATCGCATAAACTTCCGATCTCAGGAGATCCATCGTGAGCACCGCACGCCGCCTTGCCCTATCCTGCTTTCCCTTTCTCCCATAGCGTTCTTACTCAGCGGCTGCACGGCCTCTCATGTTTCCCCGGCCACCACCTCACGCATCGCGCTAGCAGGCAAGCTCTACGGCGGCGAGCAGCCGATCTTCGGCTCAGTCATCCACCTTTATGCTGTGAATGAATCCATCGTCGCAGGCGCATCCACCGACCTGCTGACCACTACCGTCACCACCGACAGCAACGGTAACTTCAACTACTCCGGCGACTACAGCTGCCCGACGCCGAATACGCTCGTCTACCTCGCTGCCGTCGGCGGTGACTCTGGCGCACTCGCCAATAACGCTGTCCAGACCAGCCTCGCCGCAGTCGGCGCATGCAGTTCGCTCGCTACGACCAACTACTTTGTTCTCATGAACGAGGTCACCACCGTAGCTACGGTCCGCGGTCTCAAAGGCTACATCGCCGACTATGACCACATCGGCGCGACCGATCTAAGCGCGCTGACCAACGCCTTCACAACCGTCACGGAGTACGCCAACATCAACACCGGCACCGCCCCCGGTGCAGCGCTGCCCACAGGCTACGACGCCTCCTCCAACGATCTCCGCACCCTCGCCAACATCGTGCAGACATGCGTGAACTCCACCGGCAGCATTGCTTCCGACCAACCCTGCGGCACCTTCTTCACCCTTGCCCAGGGCACCGCGCAAAACGCTCCTGCCGACACGATCCAGGCTCTAGTCGACATCTTCAACACGCCGACCAACAATGTAGCGGCGCTCTTCGCTCGCCAGCCCGCAACCCCGGCCTTCCTGCCCAACGATAGCGCCGCGCCCATTGACTGGTCACTGCCGATTCTGCAGCTGCCCAGCACTCCGGTCTTTTCTCCCGCGGGCGGCACCTTCACCGCCGCGCAGACCGTTGGCATCACAGACAGCAATCCCGCAGCGGTCATCTACTACACCACCGATGGCACCACGCCCACGGCAAGCTCTTCGATCTACTCCGGGCCGATCACCCTCAGTGCCAGCACGACACTCAACGCTGTCGCCATCGTTAGGTCGCGTCTCGTCAGTGGCGTAACTTCTGGCATCTTTACGATCACCTCGTCATCTCCCACTCTGCCCGCCGTTTCGCTTAGCTCCATCACCGTGGGTGCCGGCACGACGACTCCCGTAACGATTACTGCGACTTCAAGCATTGATGGTTATGTTGTCACCTTCGGCGACGATGGTTCGATTGACGGAACCTTCTCTCCCACCAAGTGCACCATTACGGCAGGCTCCTGCTCGGTCAGCTACATTCCCACTGGCTCGCTCGCTGTCGGAACCTACACGAATGCCCTGGCCGCGCGCTTCGACGGAAGCGCCAACTCTGAGCTCGCCTACAGCACCCTGACCCTCACCCCTTCCTATAACTACACGCTGCTCCACTCCCTCGGTACAACAGATGGCATCCAGCCCTATGACGGACTCATCCAGGCCGCGGACGGAAACTTCTACGGAACCACTTCGGAAGACGGATACCTATACGGCACCGTCTTCAAAATGACTCCCGCAGGAGTCTTCTCCGTCCTCCATGACTTCGCTTCCGATGGCTCGGAAGGTGTCACGCTTTATGGCGGTGTCGTACAGGGTTCGGACGGCAGCTTCTACGGAACAGCCGAAAAGGGCGGCGCGAACGGCGACGGCACCGTCTTCAAGATCACCTCCTCGGGAGCTTTCACCCTCCTTCACTCCTTCACCGGCACGGACGGTTCAATCCCCATGGCTGAACTTCTCCAGGCCTCCGAAGGCAATTTCTGCGGAACCACCTATCAGGGCGGCGAGAACGGCGACGGTACCGTCTTCAAAATCACCCCCACCGGCACCTTCACCCTCCTCCATTCCTTCATCGGCACGGACGGGAACGAAATCTGGTCGGCGCTCATTCAGGGTGCGGACGGAAGCCTCTACGGAACCCTCAGTTCGGGAGGAACGACCTCTGTCAGCACGGTCTACAAGATCACAACTGCTGGCGTCTTCACTTCCATCCCTCCCACTCAGGGGACAAACATAGGAGCTGGTTCCGTAGCTCCGCTCTTTCTCGCTTCGGATGGCAATTTTTACGGAACCACCAGCGCGGGCGCCGCGGGCGCCGAGGGCACCGTCTTCCAGTTGACCCCCTCCGGCACAATGACCTCGATCCACTCCTTCTCGGGCGAGGGCTATTTCCCTTACGCGGGACTCGTTCAGGGCATGGATGGAAGCCTCTACGGAACAACCCATCTTCAGGATGGAAACATTTTCAAGATTGCGCCCGTGCCGGTGCTTTCTGCCCCCGTGGTCATCTCGGCACCGTCGGTGGTCACCCCGGGAGCCAGCTTCTCCCTCACCGCCACCGTGTCGAACGCTTACAGCACCACGCTGAAAACCTGCTTTGCCAGCGTGACGAGCAGCTCCGGCGTCTTCACCAACCTCGGCGCTGTCACCGGTAGCACCACCTCGACCAACACCACGCTGACAGCACCTTCCACTTCGGGCAGCTACACCCTCTCGCTCACCTGCGGCGGTCAGGAATCCTCCAACACTCCCTTGACGGTTCAGGGAACCGCCGCCCTCCCGCTCTTCTCTCTCGCTGCGGGAACGTACACGGGACCTCAGACCGTGAGCATTACTTCAGCCACGTCTCCAGCCACCATCTACTACACCGTGGACGGCTCTACCCCGACCACCAGCTCTCTGGTCTACACGAGCCCTCTGACCGTCAGTTCATCTATGACGATCAAGGCCCTCACCGTAGCCACCGGCTACACCAACAGCCCTGTCAACAGTGCTGCCTACATCATCACCTCCACCACGGCGCTCCTCAGCAACGTCACCAGTGATTACGGCAGCACGACGCCCCAGACGCTTACGGCCAGCTCCCCGGCCGAAGGCTCGGTCGTTACTTTCGGCACAGCGGGCAGCATCGGTGGCAGCTTCTCGCCCACCACCTGCACCATTGCCGCCGGTATATGTTCGGTGAACTACACTCCATCTGCCACGCTGGCTGCCGGCCCTACACGGCAGACCTCACCGCAAGTTTCAACGCTGCCAGCGGTTATGCAGCGGCCTCCGCTACCAGTACGCTCCTCATTGCTACGACAACGAGCTATACGCAGCTTCACGCTTTCACAGGCGCCGCCATCTCCGGCACCTCGCAGGTTGACGGTGCCGTTCCCGCTGTCGGACTCATTCAAGGCAAGGATGGCTATCTCTATGGCACGACCGATGCCGGTGGAGCTCACTCCGTCGGCACGGTCTTCAAAATCGCTCTCGATGGCACCGGTTATAGCGTGCTCTATTCCTTTACCGGCGCGGCTATCTCTGGCACGCAACTCATAG
- a CDS encoding Ig-like domain repeat protein — MKNIFLRTLLPAAFLFSALPAAAQNLLNVPASYPTIQAAVNAASDGDTVYVTAGTYAEHVSVASKAITLMADPNGAAVIIKPSGSGPAISLTGTSANVIVDGFSIQGGGLPATTGGPHGAIYLSSPQATLRNLKITGAYCAGLYASTNFVSLYNSSITGTLSSGCASEEGTGSAIVLVGNTSTAGADILGNTLTSNTKSLQYSGDKGGGAGINATNLSYFVVDTNLVANNVSGGYGGAIYTANILKMSINNNVIYGNTGLSGGLDLVVPGSTVGAPQGVISNNTIAYNTATSSNAGSDIYIGGNLAQYQLVNNVVVGNSNGQYAVNCGTSYSSQTVTPLVIDHNDIYSVTSSTNKPIGGACSSPTGTFGNISADPLFVDASSTLLSAATAKLNVQSGSPIIDSGNNSETYALTTDFVGNPRYVDATGKGYANIDMGAYEFASTATPSKNYTTLTLTPSTWNPTIGGSVILSATSSSLPGTPTGTITFYEDGTALATVPVTFLASTLSASYTVTGFASGTHTFYAAYSGDTNNGPASSIYLYLLASAANATNTSTKLSSSLNPSNVGDTVKLTAAVAALTGSSTPTGTVYFTDGAASLGSAAVDSTGSASVSVTDFTAGSHSLTAGFVPTGAFNGSTGVLTQIVNPAALKSTTASLSVTPTTSVYGQSVSFLATVTPTTTATVAPTGNIQFLVDGNVVAASASTATGTTASATYASTALTAGTHSYTCQYLGDSVYNSSTCAPVSGTISASASSLTLAVSNSTPRALTAFTAVAHLTSNSQPVSGGTVTLSTGSSTLSATTNASGDATFTLQLNAGPYTLAATAVATASYTSSQAGATVQVIANDVSATLLASATTAYQGQTVNFVVTLADLTGTPSPSGSIVLTEGSTTLAAANLPAASLTSNTATLSIPLNNLAVGSHTISASYLPDLNSNALTTAITPVTVTILPSSFTVTTDPTTISIQTEHHKSLNVTVTSVGAFSGPITLGCATPLPAVLTCTFAQSALSVQQNGTATTSLNLETDAIANFYASNTAAHNPHPDRDSAPFLAAGSLLAAAIFFRRRRRIFSHLALSAVALVGIASLSGCSGHYPNHTPPGTYDVVITGTATDLSGQAVTQSAHLTLIVTP, encoded by the coding sequence ATGAAAAATATTTTTCTCCGCACACTGCTTCCTGCAGCTTTTCTGTTCTCCGCACTCCCCGCTGCGGCCCAGAACCTTCTCAACGTGCCGGCCTCCTACCCAACGATCCAGGCTGCGGTCAACGCTGCCAGTGATGGCGACACCGTATACGTTACGGCGGGCACCTACGCAGAGCATGTCTCCGTGGCGAGCAAGGCGATTACTTTGATGGCCGATCCGAACGGGGCTGCGGTCATCATCAAGCCATCTGGCAGCGGTCCTGCTATCAGCCTTACGGGCACTTCCGCAAACGTGATCGTGGACGGTTTCAGCATTCAGGGAGGAGGCCTTCCCGCGACGACCGGTGGACCCCATGGCGCCATCTATCTTTCCTCCCCGCAGGCTACGCTTCGCAACCTCAAAATTACGGGTGCCTACTGCGCCGGGTTATATGCGTCGACGAACTTCGTCTCGCTTTACAACAGCAGCATCACCGGCACACTCTCCTCTGGCTGTGCCAGTGAGGAAGGCACCGGCAGCGCCATCGTGCTCGTTGGCAACACCAGCACTGCGGGGGCGGACATCCTCGGCAACACCCTCACCTCCAACACCAAATCTTTGCAGTACAGCGGAGACAAAGGTGGCGGCGCCGGCATCAATGCAACCAACCTCTCCTATTTTGTCGTTGACACCAATCTCGTCGCAAACAATGTTTCCGGCGGATATGGTGGCGCAATCTATACCGCCAATATTTTGAAAATGTCGATCAATAACAACGTCATCTACGGCAACACCGGTCTTTCCGGTGGACTCGATCTCGTCGTTCCTGGTTCGACCGTTGGAGCGCCACAGGGCGTCATCTCCAACAACACCATTGCGTACAACACCGCGACCAGCAGTAACGCAGGCTCGGACATCTATATCGGCGGCAATCTGGCGCAGTACCAGCTGGTGAACAATGTCGTCGTCGGTAATTCGAACGGACAGTATGCGGTCAACTGCGGCACCTCTTACTCGAGCCAGACAGTAACGCCGCTGGTGATCGATCACAACGATATTTACTCCGTCACCTCCAGCACCAACAAGCCCATCGGTGGTGCATGCTCCAGCCCCACCGGAACATTCGGAAACATCTCGGCTGATCCTCTCTTTGTCGACGCTTCCTCTACTTTGCTAAGCGCGGCTACCGCCAAGCTCAACGTGCAGTCCGGTTCGCCCATCATCGATAGCGGCAACAACTCGGAGACCTACGCTCTCACCACAGATTTTGTCGGTAACCCCCGTTACGTCGATGCCACAGGGAAGGGCTACGCCAATATCGATATGGGAGCCTATGAGTTTGCCTCCACGGCGACTCCTTCCAAGAACTACACGACGCTTACGCTTACGCCGTCGACCTGGAATCCCACCATCGGTGGCTCTGTCATTTTGTCTGCTACCTCTAGCTCCTTGCCCGGAACCCCCACCGGCACCATCACCTTCTACGAAGATGGAACAGCGCTTGCCACTGTACCCGTGACCTTCCTCGCCAGTACCCTCTCGGCCAGCTACACGGTCACAGGCTTCGCCTCCGGCACGCACACTTTCTATGCCGCTTACTCGGGCGACACAAACAATGGCCCCGCCAGCTCGATTTACCTGTATCTCCTCGCCTCTGCCGCCAACGCCACAAACACCTCCACCAAACTCTCTTCCTCTCTGAACCCTTCCAACGTCGGCGATACCGTCAAACTTACAGCAGCCGTTGCCGCTCTTACCGGAAGCAGCACGCCCACCGGCACGGTCTACTTCACTGACGGAGCAGCATCTCTTGGCAGTGCTGCGGTCGACTCCACCGGTTCTGCCTCTGTCTCGGTCACTGACTTTACTGCCGGCAGCCATTCGCTCACCGCGGGATTCGTTCCTACAGGAGCGTTCAACGGTTCCACCGGCGTGCTCACGCAAATCGTGAACCCCGCAGCCCTCAAGAGCACGACCGCCTCGCTCTCCGTCACGCCCACCACCTCGGTCTACGGCCAGAGCGTCAGCTTCCTCGCCACCGTCACGCCCACCACCACGGCCACCGTTGCCCCCACGGGCAACATTCAGTTCCTCGTCGACGGCAACGTCGTCGCGGCCTCTGCCAGCACGGCCACCGGTACCACCGCGTCGGCCACCTACGCCAGCACCGCTCTCACTGCGGGCACGCACAGCTACACCTGCCAGTACCTCGGCGACTCCGTCTATAACAGCTCCACCTGCGCCCCCGTCAGCGGAACCATCTCGGCCTCAGCCTCCTCGCTCACGCTCGCGGTCAGCAACTCCACCCCGCGCGCACTTACGGCGTTCACCGCCGTCGCGCATCTCACCTCGAACAGCCAGCCTGTCTCTGGTGGAACCGTCACCCTCAGCACCGGCTCCTCCACCCTCAGCGCCACGACCAACGCTTCCGGCGACGCCACCTTCACGCTGCAGCTCAACGCCGGTCCGTACACCCTCGCGGCTACCGCCGTCGCCACAGCCAGCTATACCTCCTCGCAGGCTGGCGCCACGGTGCAGGTCATTGCCAACGACGTCAGCGCGACGCTCCTCGCTTCCGCGACGACCGCCTACCAGGGCCAGACGGTGAACTTCGTCGTCACCCTCGCAGACCTCACCGGAACCCCTTCGCCCTCGGGTTCCATCGTCCTCACCGAAGGTAGTACGACCCTCGCCGCGGCAAACCTCCCGGCCGCCTCGCTTACCTCCAACACGGCGACCCTCAGCATCCCCCTCAACAACCTCGCCGTAGGCTCGCACACTATCTCGGCGAGCTACCTGCCGGATCTCAACTCCAACGCGCTCACCACCGCGATCACCCCCGTCACGGTAACGATCCTTCCCTCCAGCTTCACCGTCACAACCGACCCCACGACGATCAGCATCCAGACCGAGCACCATAAATCGCTCAACGTCACCGTCACCTCGGTTGGCGCGTTCTCCGGCCCCATCACCCTGGGCTGCGCCACGCCGTTGCCAGCCGTGCTCACCTGCACCTTCGCGCAGAGCGCCCTCAGCGTGCAGCAGAACGGCACCGCGACCACTTCGCTGAACCTCGAAACCGACGCCATCGCGAACTTCTACGCATCGAACACCGCGGCCCACAACCCGCACCCGGACCGCGACTCGGCACCGTTCCTCGCCGCAGGCTCACTCCTCGCGGCGGCGATCTTCTTCCGCCGTCGTCGCCGTATCTTCTCTCACCTGGCTCTTTCCGCAGTCGCCCTCGTGGGTATCGCCTCACTGAGCGGCTGCTCCGGCCATTATCCGAACCACACCCCGCCGGGAACCTACGACGTCGTCATCACCGGCACCGCCACCGACCTCAGCGGCCAGGCCGTCACACAATCCGCCCACCTCACCCTCATCGTCACGCCCTAA
- the nadD gene encoding nicotinate (nicotinamide) nucleotide adenylyltransferase encodes MRVGFFGGTFDPPHKGHLAVARAAADRFALDKVLMAPVGLQPLKQEHGPSASFEDRLQMVRLTAAHDVRLEASDVDAPLTGQKPNYTLDTLTLLHAMLGAETQLFAIIGADSFRQFARWHKPLQLLEKAEWIVAARPGEEFSSGWGALEADFPEAELAPVRHRIHFLTEPDQDISATQLRHELQRGVVSSEWLLPEVAAYIREQQLYRV; translated from the coding sequence ATGCGCGTAGGATTTTTCGGGGGCACGTTCGACCCTCCGCATAAGGGCCACCTGGCCGTGGCACGAGCAGCCGCAGATCGTTTTGCGCTGGACAAGGTGTTGATGGCTCCCGTTGGACTGCAGCCGCTGAAGCAGGAGCATGGGCCATCGGCGAGCTTTGAGGATCGGCTACAGATGGTGAGGCTGACCGCTGCGCACGATGTGCGGCTGGAGGCTTCGGATGTGGATGCTCCGCTCACAGGCCAGAAGCCGAATTACACGCTGGATACGCTGACGCTCTTACACGCAATGCTTGGTGCCGAGACGCAATTGTTTGCGATCATCGGTGCGGATTCTTTCCGGCAGTTTGCACGTTGGCACAAGCCTTTACAGCTGCTTGAGAAAGCGGAGTGGATCGTGGCGGCACGGCCCGGGGAAGAATTCAGCAGCGGTTGGGGGGCTTTGGAAGCTGATTTCCCTGAAGCCGAGTTGGCTCCCGTGCGGCACAGAATCCACTTTCTGACTGAGCCTGACCAAGACATCAGCGCCACGCAGCTTCGTCATGAGTTGCAGAGAGGCGTCGTGAGCTCCGAGTGGTTGCTGCCGGAGGTGGCTGCGTATATCCGGGAACAGCAGCTTTACCGAGTCTAG